The following nucleotide sequence is from Gordonia jinghuaiqii.
ACGAACGCGCCGCACTGACGTTCGCGTCGACGGCCTCCGGAGCCAAGAACGTCGAGAAGGAGTTCGAGGCGTGCCGTGCGCACGACATCCCGGTCTCCCACGTCGACACCCCGGAGCTGCCCTTCGACGTCCGGACCGCGATCAGGCTGGAAGGCCAGGCACAGATCGACCCGATGGTGGTCCTGCGGGCGCTCGCCGACGACCTGCGTGCCCACGGCGGCCACCTCTACGAGGGCGTCCGCGTCAAAGGACTGAAACACGGTTCGCCGAATGTGCTGTCCACCGACGCCGGGGATGTGCGCGCCGATTCCGTCATCGTGGCCACCGGCCAGCCGATCTTCGACCGCGGCGCGTATTTCGCCCGCATGCACTTCTCCCGGTCCTACGCCGCCGCCTTCACCGTCGACGAACCGATCCCGCGCGAGATGTACCTGGGTGCGGACACCCCGTCGGTGTCGCTGCGGACCGCCACCCATCCCAGCCACGACGGCGAGTTGCTGCTCGTGGGCGGGTGGGGACACGAGGTGGGCCGGACCGGCTCGGAACGACTCCGCGTCATGGACATGCTCAAGTGGACCGAGAAGCACTTCCCCACCGCGCGCATGGTTGCTCGCTGGTCGGCGCAGGACTACACCACCATCGACCAGCTCCCCTACATCGGTCCCATCCTTCCGGGCATGGAAAGTGTCCAGGTGGCAACGGGTTTCGCGAAATGGGGCCTGACAAACGGAGTCGCCGCCGCACTCGCGATGACCGGGAGGATCCTCGGGAGTGAACCGCCCTGGTCGAAGAGTCTCCGCCCGTTCCGGACCTCGGAGGTCACCAGCCTCGGTTCGCTGAAGTCGGCGCTCTCGGCCAACGGCCAGGTTGCGGCATACATGACGGCCGGCTACGCCGCGTTGCTCAAACCCACCGACAAGAAGCCCGCCGAAGGCGACGGCGTGGTGGGTCGTGACGGAATCTCGCCGCGCGGTGTGTGCACCGTGCACGGCACGACGCAGTCCGTGGCACCGCTCTGCACGCACCTGGGCGGTGTCCTCCGATGGAACGATGCCGAGCAGACGTGGGACTGCCCGCTGCACGCCTCGCGTTTCGATCCTCAGGGCAATGTGCTGGAGGGGCCGGCGACCCGGCCACTCCCGACGCCGGAACCGCCCACCGACCGCTGACCCGATGCCGCGGGCGTCGCTGACCCGCTTCTGCCGCCGAGGATGCGCCGGAACACTGGTCGCGTCGCGATGGCGACCGGCCGCTGGAGCAGCGGCCGCGCTCGGCCGGGTGCCCGGCATCCGGTGGTTGAATCCGTGGGTGACGAAGTCCCGCACCTGCGGATCGACGTAGAGCGCCCTGCCCGCGATCTCCGTGTGCACCACACCCGGGTACACGATGTGCACACGGACCCCGGAGTCGTTGGTGCACAGATGTTCTTGCACGGTCTCCGAGAAGCCGCAGGTGGCGACTTCGACGCCGAGTACGCCGACTGGGACGGTGATCCCACCTACACCCTGGGGTATCGGCGTTTATCGATCGACATCGCGGGTACCCCGCACCACCGAAGGCACAATCGCCGCAGAACAATCGCCGCAGAGCAATGGCCGCAGAGCACCCGGCGCAAAGACGCACTGCCGAGCAGACACCGGCCTGAACCGGGGGGAGTCGAGTTTGTCCGACGCACTTGTCGTGGGAGCAGGCCACAATGGTCTGATCGCCGCGATCAGACTTGCCGACGCGGGCTGGGACGTCACCGTGCTCGAGGCGCAGCCGCAGGTGGGTGGGGCCATTCGCAGCGCCGAACTGACCCCGGGGTACATCACCGATCTGTTCAGTGCGTTCTACCCACTCGCGGTGGCCTCGCCGGTGTTCGCCGACCTCGATCTCGCCGCCCACGGATTGCGTTGGAGCCGTGCGCCCTTGGCGTTCGGACATCCGGCAGGCCCCGACGACACCGACGCCCCCGTCGTTCAGCCCGACGCGGCCCACACGGCAGCGCAGCTCGCGACATTCGACACGCGTGACGGTCGCGCCTGGCTGGACCTCGTCGAGCAGTGGCAGCTCTTGGGTCCCGCGATACTCAACACCTTGTTCGGTCCGTTTCCGCCGGTCCGCGCCCTGCTCGGACTGTTGCGCTCGATCGGCACCGCCGACGCGCTACGACTCGCCCGATTCCTCATCCTGCCCGCGGATCAGATGGCGCGCGAGCTGTTCCACAGCGAGAAGGCCGGACTGTTGATCCTGGGCAACGCCTTGCACGCCGACATCCCGCTACACGCCCCCGGGAGCGGGATGATGGGATATCTGCTGACCATGCTGGGCCAGGACACCGGCTATCCGGTGCCTGTCGGGGGTGCCGGGGAACTGGCGGCCGCGCTGCGCCGACGCGCCGAGAGCGCCGGGGTGCAGGTGGTGTGCGACACCACGGTCAACGGCATCGAGGTACGTGGTGGACGCGCGGTGGGTGTGATGGACAGCGGCGGGCGCAGGTGGCGGGCCGAACGTGCGGTACTGGCCGATGTGTCGGCCCCGGCGCTCTACACACGACTGCTCTCCCCCGACGATGTGCCCGCGCGCGTTCTCGACGATCTGACGAGGTTCACCTGGGACACGCCGGTCGTCAAGGTCAACTACGCGTTCAGCGAGAAGATCCCCTGGCGCAGCGAAAATCTCGGTGGGGCAGGTACCGTTCACCTCGGTGCGGACGCCCGCAACATCGCGTACTCCACAGCCGATATCGAGACCGGCCGTGTCCCCGAACATCCGTTTCTGCTGTTCGGTCAGATGTCCACAGCCGACCCGGGACGGTCACCGGCAGGCACCGAGAGCGCCTGGTCCTACAGTCACCTCCCCCGCGGTGTCACAGATGACGAGGCAGCACATGTACTGGCGCAGCGGATGGACGCGGTACTGGAAGCTCATGCACCCGGCGTCGCCGACCTCATCGTGGGACGACACGTGCAGACCCCACACGATCTGGAGACCGCCGACGCCAATCTCGTGTCCGGAACGGTGAACGGCGGAACGGCGCAACTGTTCCAGCAGTTGGTTTTTCGTCCGACGCCGAACCTCGGTGGGTCGTCGACACCGGTGGACGGCCTGTACCTGGCGGGATCGGGAGCCCACCCCGGCGGCGGGGTTCACGGCGCCTGCGGCAACAACGCCGCACGCGCCGCCCTGGCCGCCGACGGCGTCCGCGGATTCCCGCGCAGAGTGTTGAACCGCAATATCATCCGGCAGATCACCAAGACCCGGAACCACAAGTGAACGGAGATCGAAGTATGAACCGAGTCGAACGACACACCAGCGCAACCCCGGCACAGGTCTGGTCCGTGCTGTCCAACGGCTGGCTTTACTCCTCCTGGGTGGTCGGAGCCTCGCGCATCAGGGACGTGGACCCCACCTGGCCGCAGGCGGGCGCCAAGATCCACCATTCGGCGGGCATCTGGCCCGCCCTGCTCGACGACGAGACCACGTCGATCGAGTCGAAGGCCGGTCTCCTCGAATTATCCGCGGCGGGATGGCCTTTCGGTCGCGCACGCATCCGCATGACGATCGAGAAGCAGGACAACGGCTCACTCATCGGCATGGAGGAGTTCGTCGAGACCGCACCTCTGAAGTGGATTCCGCCGGTAGTGCAGCAGACCGCGATGTCCCCGCGGTTGAACGAATGCCTGCGACGCCTGGCGATGCTCGCGGAGAACCACGCAAGCTGAGGATTGCCTGCGGACCTCGGGCGCGCCCACGAGTGCCCATGTGGAGACGCCGACTTTCGACCGCCCCTCAGGGCGTCGAAAGTCGTTGTTTCTCAGGCCACTTCGCTCGAATCGGACCAACCGGTCGCGTCCGAGGCCTGCCGTCGCATCCGTTCGCGATACCCGTAGGTGGCGCGGAGTACGTCGTCATGACTGTCCGCGCTCGAACCCAGGGCGCCGGCGAACATCCCCATCGACGTCGCCATCCACGACAGATAGACGTAATGGTGCAGCCCCACCGGATGTCCGAGTTGTTCGGCGAGGAAGGACTCGTCGATGACGATGAGCGCCGCGACGAAGGTGGCGGCGAACAGTCCGGCGTAGAGCACCACGGCGCTGAACGCCACCGTGCAGACGGTCGCCATGTTGTACAGGCGGGCACGCTGCTTGGCGGTCTCTGCCGTCCGTTCCCAGAGCCTGTTGTTGGCGACGAGCCACACCGAGGCCAGGACCATCGACAACACCGAGATCGCCGCCAGGCGCCATGCGCTCAAGGCATTGGCCATCGACCAGATCGTCGAGAAGAAGATGCCGAACGACGCCGCGGCCGCCGCGGCCGCGGTCATGCCGGTGAGAGTGGGGATCAGTCGCCAGGGACGGTTACCGCGGACCATCCCGGCAGTGAGGCGCAATCGGCGCACATATCCCTGTGCAAGAACGTATTCGGTGTTCCCGTCTCGCTCGACGACCAATCCGCGCCGGCGCTCGAACTCGTTCATCGACACGTCCCCGATGATCGCGCGGACCACCGTCTCGATCAGCTGCCGTAGCCGCCGACGCGGTAGCGGGCCGAGAGCGGGTAGCGAGATGACCGCGGCCCTGCTCTCGCGATCGAGCTCGGCGAGGACCACCCTGTTCCGGGGGTGCCGGTCGTCGTTGTTTTCCACGCCGCGCGGCTTGTACAACCGGGGCATCTCGGTCACGAAGACGATCACCTCGTCGGCGGTATCGTCAGAGCCCCAGACGGTTTCGAGATCACCTCGGGGACTCATCTGGAGAGTCGTGTCCCGGGTGATGGTGAAACCCCGGTATTCCATGGACAACTCACCGGCGAGCTGATCGAATCTGTTCTCCCCGTGCTCGATCAGTGTCGCGGGAAGTCCGTGCTCGGCCACGATGCGCAGGCCCCCGATGCGCTCGGCCTCCTGTTCGGCAGCCATGTGTCACAACGTACGCGTACGTCCCGCCTCGGCGATCCCGGGGGAGCCTGGCTCCGCCGAGCGCGGTCCGGCGATCAGTCCGGCGGTTCGGAGGCGCCGGCCGCGGGTGACTCCGGATCCTCCTCGGCGTCGGTCGAAGTGGCCGCCGCCGGGTCGACCTGCGAATCCGGTCCGGCCGCCTCGGGTTCGTCGACGTGGCGCTCCTCGAGTTCGTCGACCTTGCGTCGTGCGTCGTCCGGTGTTGCGTCCGGCGTACCGGTCTCGGCAGGTTCCATCGGCAGTTCCTCTGACATGACGTTCGTTCACCACCATTGCGGTCGACGTGTGCGGACGGACGTCGGATTTCCCGGCGGCCGGGGTTTCCAAACACGTGTAGTCGTCCCGGCGAGTGGGTAGTCACGACCCATGTCCGACGAACACCGAAGCCCCGCCGACGGACCCGACCGGGGTCACGATCAGTCAGCCGGCGGCGTCGACCCGGCCCCCGAGGTCACCCCCGGCCTCGAGCCAGGCGGAGGAGTCGCGCCCGGCGACACCCCGCCCGACACACCACAGACGTCCGGACTGTCGTTCCAGCAGCCACCGACCACCAGACACTTCCCCGTCAGCGGGATCGGCGCGCTCATCGGTGCCGGGCTCCTGATCGTCGCGATGATCGTGGTGATCGTCGGCATCGTCGTGATGGTGCTCTGACCCGCTCGACCCGCCCGTCCTCGGCCCGCGGCGCGGGTCCGGGCGGGGGTGCGACCACTACAGGGTCGCGGTGTCGATCACGAAGCGGTAGCGCACATCCGAGGCGACGACCCGGTCGTATGCCTCGTTGATCTGGTCCGCGGAAATCACCTCGACCTCGGCTCCGATGCCGTGCTCGGCGCAGAAGTCGAGCATCTCCTGGGTCTGGGCGATACCGCCGATCATCGAACCGGTGAAGCTGCGTCGTTTTCCGATGAGCGCACCGGCCGGCACCTCGATCGGGTGCTCGGGCAGGCCGAGTTCCACCAGGGTGCCGTCGAGCTTGAGCATCCCCAGGTACTTGCCGATCGGAAGGTTCGCCGACACGGTGTTGAGGATCAGATCGAAGGAGTTGCGCAGGTCCCGGAAGGTCTGGGGATCGCCGGTCGCGTGATAGTGATCTGCCCCGAGGCGCAGGCCGTCCTCCATCTTCTTCAGCGACTGCGACAACACCGTCACCTCGGCGCCGAGTGCGTGCGCGATCTTGACGCCGACGTGCCCGAGGCCGCCGAGTCCCACGATCGCGACCTTCTTTCCCGGGCCCGCACCCCAGTGCCGCAGCGGTGAATAGAGCGTGATCCCCGCACACAGGAGCGGTGCGGCCTCCGCCAGTGAGATGCCGTCGGGAATCCGGCAGACGTAGTTCTCGTCGACGACGATCGACGTGCTGTAGCCACCTTGTGTGGGTTGTCCGTCGCGGCCGATCGCGTTGTAGGTGCCGACGTTCCCGCGCTCGCAGTACTGCTCCTCACCCAGCCGGCACGGCTCACATTCGCGGCAGGAGTCGACGAAGCAGCCGACGCCCACGCGATCGCCGACCGCGTAGCGGGTGACCGCCTCGCCGACGGCCGCCACCGTGCCGGCGATCTCGTGACCGGGGACCACCGGGAACCTCGTCCCGCCCCACTCGTTCCGAGCGGTGTGGATGTCCGAGTGACAGATGCCTGCGAAGGCGATGTCGATGGACACGTCATTGCGCCCGAGATCCCGCCGCTCGATGGTGGTCGGCTCG
It contains:
- a CDS encoding DUF6480 family protein; this translates as MSDEHRSPADGPDRGHDQSAGGVDPAPEVTPGLEPGGGVAPGDTPPDTPQTSGLSFQQPPTTRHFPVSGIGALIGAGLLIVAMIVVIVGIVVMVL
- a CDS encoding FAD-dependent oxidoreductase; this encodes MKTLWFDQSGDSAPDALPDVRPETMPLDVIDTFDQVVVGGGITGLTTALLLARAGQSVAVLEARYIGAAATGHTTGKLSLLQGTRLSSISSRQKKSAVRDYVEANREGQAWLRHYLEHRGLQVDERAALTFASTASGAKNVEKEFEACRAHDIPVSHVDTPELPFDVRTAIRLEGQAQIDPMVVLRALADDLRAHGGHLYEGVRVKGLKHGSPNVLSTDAGDVRADSVIVATGQPIFDRGAYFARMHFSRSYAAAFTVDEPIPREMYLGADTPSVSLRTATHPSHDGELLLVGGWGHEVGRTGSERLRVMDMLKWTEKHFPTARMVARWSAQDYTTIDQLPYIGPILPGMESVQVATGFAKWGLTNGVAAALAMTGRILGSEPPWSKSLRPFRTSEVTSLGSLKSALSANGQVAAYMTAGYAALLKPTDKKPAEGDGVVGRDGISPRGVCTVHGTTQSVAPLCTHLGGVLRWNDAEQTWDCPLHASRFDPQGNVLEGPATRPLPTPEPPTDR
- a CDS encoding SRPBCC family protein, which translates into the protein MNRVERHTSATPAQVWSVLSNGWLYSSWVVGASRIRDVDPTWPQAGAKIHHSAGIWPALLDDETTSIESKAGLLELSAAGWPFGRARIRMTIEKQDNGSLIGMEEFVETAPLKWIPPVVQQTAMSPRLNECLRRLAMLAENHAS
- a CDS encoding NAD(P)-dependent alcohol dehydrogenase; translation: MPTTVNAYIAPAADRPLEPTTIERRDLGRNDVSIDIAFAGICHSDIHTARNEWGGTRFPVVPGHEIAGTVAAVGEAVTRYAVGDRVGVGCFVDSCRECEPCRLGEEQYCERGNVGTYNAIGRDGQPTQGGYSTSIVVDENYVCRIPDGISLAEAAPLLCAGITLYSPLRHWGAGPGKKVAIVGLGGLGHVGVKIAHALGAEVTVLSQSLKKMEDGLRLGADHYHATGDPQTFRDLRNSFDLILNTVSANLPIGKYLGMLKLDGTLVELGLPEHPIEVPAGALIGKRRSFTGSMIGGIAQTQEMLDFCAEHGIGAEVEVISADQINEAYDRVVASDVRYRFVIDTATL
- a CDS encoding phytoene desaturase family protein translates to MSDALVVGAGHNGLIAAIRLADAGWDVTVLEAQPQVGGAIRSAELTPGYITDLFSAFYPLAVASPVFADLDLAAHGLRWSRAPLAFGHPAGPDDTDAPVVQPDAAHTAAQLATFDTRDGRAWLDLVEQWQLLGPAILNTLFGPFPPVRALLGLLRSIGTADALRLARFLILPADQMARELFHSEKAGLLILGNALHADIPLHAPGSGMMGYLLTMLGQDTGYPVPVGGAGELAAALRRRAESAGVQVVCDTTVNGIEVRGGRAVGVMDSGGRRWRAERAVLADVSAPALYTRLLSPDDVPARVLDDLTRFTWDTPVVKVNYAFSEKIPWRSENLGGAGTVHLGADARNIAYSTADIETGRVPEHPFLLFGQMSTADPGRSPAGTESAWSYSHLPRGVTDDEAAHVLAQRMDAVLEAHAPGVADLIVGRHVQTPHDLETADANLVSGTVNGGTAQLFQQLVFRPTPNLGGSSTPVDGLYLAGSGAHPGGGVHGACGNNAARAALAADGVRGFPRRVLNRNIIRQITKTRNHK